A stretch of Enterobacter cloacae complex sp. ECNIH7 DNA encodes these proteins:
- the wecC gene encoding UDP-N-acetyl-D-mannosamine dehydrogenase has translation MSFTTISVIGLGYIGLPTAAAFASRQQQVVGVDINARAVETINRGEIHIVEPDLDRVVKEAVDGGFLRASTTPVEADAYLIAVPTPFKGDHEPDMAFVEAAAKSIAPVLKKGALVILESTSPVGATEQMAQWLADARPDLRFPQQAGEQADINIAYCPERVLPGQVMVELIKNDRVIGGMTPVCSERASALYKIFLEGECVVTNSRTAEMCKLTENSFRDVNIAFANELSLICADQGINVWELISLANRHPRVNILQPGPGVGGHCIAVDPWFIVAQNPAQARLIRTAREVNDSKPHWVLNQVKATVADCLAESGKRASELKIACFGLAFKPNIDDLRESPAMEIAEMIAEWHKGETLVVEPNIHELPAKLAGHCTLTALEDTLATADVLVLLVDHKEFKATSGDAVRQKYIVDTKGVWR, from the coding sequence ATGAGTTTTACTACCATCTCTGTCATTGGTCTTGGCTACATTGGCTTACCTACTGCGGCCGCGTTTGCCTCTCGTCAGCAACAGGTTGTTGGTGTGGATATCAACGCACGAGCGGTAGAAACCATTAACCGTGGCGAGATTCATATTGTGGAGCCCGATCTTGACCGCGTGGTGAAAGAGGCGGTGGATGGGGGCTTCCTGCGTGCCAGCACGACGCCAGTTGAAGCGGATGCTTACCTGATTGCCGTCCCCACCCCGTTTAAAGGTGACCACGAGCCCGACATGGCATTCGTTGAGGCGGCGGCAAAATCCATCGCGCCTGTGCTGAAGAAAGGGGCGCTGGTGATCCTGGAATCGACCTCTCCGGTCGGCGCTACCGAGCAGATGGCACAGTGGCTGGCCGACGCGCGTCCTGATTTACGTTTCCCGCAGCAGGCGGGTGAGCAGGCGGATATCAACATCGCCTACTGTCCGGAGCGCGTGCTGCCGGGCCAGGTGATGGTCGAACTGATTAAAAACGACCGCGTCATTGGCGGTATGACGCCCGTCTGTTCCGAACGTGCCAGCGCGCTGTACAAGATTTTCCTGGAAGGCGAGTGCGTGGTGACCAATTCCCGCACCGCCGAGATGTGCAAGCTGACGGAGAACAGCTTCCGCGACGTCAATATTGCCTTTGCGAACGAACTGTCGCTAATTTGCGCCGATCAGGGGATTAACGTCTGGGAGCTGATAAGCCTGGCGAATCGCCATCCGCGTGTAAACATTCTCCAGCCAGGCCCGGGCGTGGGCGGACACTGTATCGCCGTCGATCCGTGGTTTATCGTGGCGCAGAATCCGGCGCAGGCGCGTCTGATTCGCACCGCGCGTGAAGTGAACGACAGCAAGCCTCACTGGGTGCTCAATCAGGTTAAAGCGACGGTAGCGGATTGTCTGGCAGAGAGCGGCAAGCGCGCCAGCGAGCTGAAAATTGCCTGCTTTGGTCTGGCATTTAAACCCAATATTGACGATCTGCGTGAAAGCCCGGCGATGGAAATTGCCGAGATGATTGCCGAATGGCACAAGGGTGAAACGCTGGTGGTTGAGCCGAATATCCATGAATTACCGGCAAAACTGGCGGGGCACTGCACGCTGACGGCGCTGGAAGACACGCTGGCGACGGCGGACGTGCTGGTGCTGCTGGTAGATCATAAAGAGTTTAAAGCGACGTCCGGCGATGCTGTTCGTCAGAAGTATATTGTGGATACCAAAGGTGTCTGGCGTTGA
- the trxA gene encoding thioredoxin TrxA — MSDKIIHLTDDSFDTDVLKADGLILVDFWAEWCGPCKMIAPILDEIADEYQGKLTVAKLNIDQNPGTAPKYGIRGIPTLLLFKNGEVAATKVGALSKGQLKEFLDANLA, encoded by the coding sequence ATGAGCGATAAAATTATTCACCTGACTGACGACAGTTTTGACACGGACGTACTTAAGGCTGACGGGCTGATCCTCGTCGATTTCTGGGCTGAATGGTGTGGTCCTTGCAAAATGATCGCCCCGATTCTGGATGAGATCGCCGACGAATATCAGGGCAAACTGACCGTTGCCAAGCTGAACATCGACCAAAACCCGGGCACCGCACCAAAATACGGTATCCGTGGCATCCCAACCCTTCTGCTGTTCAAAAACGGCGAAGTGGCAGCGACCAAAGTGGGCGCGCTGTCCAAAGGTCAACTGAAAGAGTTCCTGGACGCTAACCTGGCGTAA
- the wecB gene encoding non-hydrolyzing UDP-N-acetylglucosamine 2-epimerase, which yields MKVLTVFGTRPEAIKMAPLVHALACDPDIEAKVCVTAQHREMLDQVLTLFSIVPDYDLNIMKPGQGLTEITCRILQELKPILESFKPDVVLVHGDTTTTVATSLAAFYQRIPVGHVEAGLRTGNLYSPWPEEANRTLTGHLAMYHFAPTENSRQNLLRENIADNKIFVTGNTVIDALIWVRDRVLANSDLQKELAARYPFLHNGKKTILVTGHRRESFGRGFEQICHALAEIAAQNDDVQIVYPVHLNPNVSEPVNRILGHVENVLLIEPQDYMPFVWLMNHAWLILTDSGGIQEEAPSLGKPVLVMRETTERPEAVKAGTVRLVGTNAQLIVEEVTRLLHDDEAYQAMSRAHNPYGDGQACGRILHALKHNRVSL from the coding sequence GTGAAAGTACTAACCGTATTTGGCACCAGGCCGGAGGCCATTAAGATGGCACCTCTGGTTCATGCGCTGGCCTGCGATCCTGATATTGAAGCGAAAGTCTGCGTCACGGCTCAACACCGTGAGATGCTCGATCAGGTTTTAACGCTCTTCTCCATCGTCCCGGATTACGACCTTAATATTATGAAACCGGGGCAAGGGTTAACGGAGATAACCTGTCGCATTCTGCAAGAGCTTAAGCCGATCCTGGAGTCATTCAAGCCCGACGTCGTGCTGGTACACGGTGACACCACAACTACCGTGGCGACAAGCCTGGCCGCGTTTTACCAGCGAATTCCCGTGGGGCATGTTGAGGCGGGTCTGCGTACCGGCAATCTTTATTCGCCGTGGCCGGAGGAGGCCAACCGCACGTTAACGGGTCATCTGGCGATGTACCACTTTGCGCCAACGGAAAACTCTCGTCAGAACCTGCTGCGTGAAAATATCGCCGATAACAAAATCTTTGTGACCGGCAATACGGTCATTGACGCGTTAATTTGGGTACGTGACCGCGTCCTGGCAAACAGCGATCTTCAGAAAGAGCTCGCTGCCCGCTATCCGTTCCTTCACAACGGCAAAAAAACCATTCTGGTCACTGGCCACCGTCGCGAGAGCTTTGGCCGGGGTTTCGAGCAAATCTGTCACGCGCTGGCTGAAATCGCCGCGCAGAATGACGATGTGCAAATTGTCTATCCAGTACACCTTAACCCTAACGTCAGCGAGCCGGTTAACCGGATCCTGGGCCATGTCGAAAATGTCCTTCTGATTGAACCTCAGGACTACATGCCGTTTGTCTGGCTGATGAACCACGCCTGGCTGATCCTCACCGATTCCGGCGGAATCCAGGAAGAAGCTCCATCCCTCGGCAAACCTGTGCTGGTGATGCGTGAAACGACCGAACGTCCGGAAGCCGTCAAAGCCGGTACGGTGCGTCTGGTCGGCACCAACGCGCAGCTCATCGTCGAAGAGGTCACGCGCCTGCTGCATGACGATGAAGCGTATCAGGCGATGAGCCGGGCCCATAATCCGTATGGAGACGGGCAGGCTTGTGGCCGTATTTTGCATGCACTTAAACACAATCGGGTATCGCTATGA
- the wzzE gene encoding ECA polysaccharide chain length modulation protein has translation MTQPLAGAKSVVTENELDIRGLFRVLWAGKLWIAGIALGFALLALAYTFFAKQEWSATAITDKPTVNMLGGYYSQQQFLRNLDIKASLATPDQASVMDEAYKEFVMQLASWDTRRDFWSQTDYYKQRRVDNTKADAALLDDLINNIQFMPGDALRSVNDSVKLIAETAPDANNLLRQYVAFASQRAASHLNEELKGAWAARTIQMKAQVKRQEEVANTIFGRRVHNIEQALKIAEQHNISRTETDVPADELPDSEMFLLGRPMLQARLENLKAVGPDFDLDYDQNRAMLNTLNVGPSLDPRFQTYRYLRTPEEPVKRDSPRRAFLMIMWGIVGALTGAGVALTRRRKN, from the coding sequence ATGACTCAACCGTTGGCGGGAGCGAAATCAGTGGTAACTGAGAATGAACTGGATATTCGGGGTTTGTTTCGCGTGTTATGGGCAGGCAAACTTTGGATTGCGGGGATCGCGCTGGGGTTTGCCCTGTTAGCGCTGGCCTATACGTTCTTTGCAAAGCAAGAGTGGAGCGCCACGGCAATCACAGACAAGCCAACGGTTAACATGCTCGGGGGATACTATTCCCAGCAGCAATTCCTGCGTAACCTAGACATCAAAGCCAGTCTTGCTACGCCTGACCAGGCTTCCGTTATGGATGAAGCCTATAAAGAGTTTGTGATGCAGCTTGCTTCGTGGGATACCCGCCGCGATTTCTGGTCCCAGACGGATTACTACAAGCAGCGCCGGGTTGATAATACAAAAGCCGATGCCGCCCTGCTGGACGATCTGATTAACAATATTCAGTTTATGCCGGGCGACGCGCTGCGTAGCGTGAATGACAGCGTCAAGCTGATTGCAGAAACCGCGCCGGATGCCAACAACCTGTTGCGTCAGTATGTCGCGTTTGCCAGCCAGCGTGCCGCAAGCCATCTTAACGAAGAGCTTAAAGGTGCCTGGGCGGCTCGTACCATCCAGATGAAAGCCCAGGTGAAACGTCAGGAAGAGGTGGCGAATACCATTTTCGGTCGCCGCGTGCATAACATTGAGCAGGCGCTGAAAATTGCGGAACAGCACAATATTTCCCGTACTGAGACGGACGTGCCGGCCGATGAGCTGCCTGATTCAGAAATGTTCCTTCTTGGCCGCCCTATGCTGCAGGCGCGGCTGGAAAACCTGAAGGCCGTCGGTCCTGATTTTGACCTCGATTACGATCAAAATCGCGCGATGCTCAATACGCTTAATGTCGGCCCATCCCTGGACCCGCGTTTTCAGACCTATCGTTATTTGCGAACGCCTGAAGAACCTGTAAAACGCGACAGTCCGCGTCGTGCATTCCTGATGATCATGTGGGGGATTGTAGGCGCATTGACGGGCGCTGGCGTGGCGTTAACGCGTCGTCGCAAAAACTAA
- the rhlB gene encoding ATP-dependent RNA helicase RhlB, whose amino-acid sequence MSKTHLTEQKFSDFALHPKVIEALENKGFHNCTPIQALALPLTLAGRDVAGQAQTGTGKTMAFLTSTFHYLLSHPAIADRKVNQPRALIMAPTRELAVQIHADAEPLAQSTGLKLGLAYGGDGYDKQLKVLESGVDILIGTTGRLIDYAKQNHINLGAIQVVVLDEADRMYDLGFIKDIRWLFRRMPPANQRLNMLFSATLSYRVRELAFEQMNNAEYVEVEPEQKTGHRIKEELFYPSNEEKMRLLQTLIEEEWPDRAIIFANTKHRCEDIWGHLAADGHRVGLLTGDVAQKKRLRILEEFTRGDLDILVATDVAARGLHIPAVTHVFNYDLPDDCEDYVHRIGRTGRAGASGHSISLACEEYALNLPAIETYIGHSIPQSKYNPEALLSELPPPKRLTRPRSGNGPRRSGGAPRNRRRSG is encoded by the coding sequence ATGAGCAAAACACATTTAACAGAACAGAAGTTTTCCGACTTCGCGCTGCACCCGAAGGTGATTGAAGCCCTTGAAAATAAAGGGTTTCATAACTGCACGCCCATTCAGGCCCTCGCGCTGCCGCTGACGCTGGCCGGTCGCGATGTTGCCGGGCAGGCGCAAACCGGTACCGGCAAAACGATGGCGTTTTTAACGTCAACGTTTCATTATTTACTTTCTCACCCAGCGATTGCAGACCGCAAAGTTAACCAGCCGCGCGCGCTAATTATGGCCCCGACGCGAGAACTTGCGGTACAGATCCACGCAGACGCTGAACCCCTGGCGCAGTCTACCGGACTGAAGCTTGGCCTGGCCTATGGCGGCGACGGCTACGATAAACAGCTGAAAGTGCTGGAAAGCGGTGTGGATATCCTGATCGGTACCACCGGCCGTCTTATCGATTACGCCAAACAGAACCACATTAACCTCGGTGCCATCCAGGTTGTGGTGCTCGATGAAGCTGACCGCATGTACGATCTGGGCTTCATTAAAGACATTCGCTGGCTGTTCCGCCGCATGCCGCCGGCCAATCAGCGTCTGAATATGCTGTTCTCCGCTACCCTTTCTTATCGCGTACGCGAGCTGGCGTTCGAACAGATGAACAACGCCGAATATGTAGAAGTGGAACCGGAGCAGAAAACGGGTCACCGCATTAAAGAAGAGCTCTTCTATCCTTCCAATGAAGAGAAAATGCGTCTGCTGCAAACGCTGATTGAAGAAGAGTGGCCAGATCGCGCCATTATCTTCGCGAACACCAAGCACCGTTGTGAAGACATCTGGGGCCATCTGGCTGCAGACGGTCACCGTGTTGGCCTGTTGACCGGCGACGTGGCGCAGAAAAAACGCCTGCGTATTCTGGAAGAGTTTACCCGTGGCGATCTTGATATTCTGGTCGCAACCGACGTTGCCGCTCGTGGTCTGCACATTCCGGCCGTGACGCACGTCTTTAACTACGATCTGCCAGACGACTGCGAAGACTACGTACACCGTATCGGTCGTACCGGTCGTGCGGGCGCAAGCGGTCACTCGATCAGCCTTGCGTGTGAAGAGTATGCGCTGAATCTCCCGGCCATTGAGACGTATATCGGTCACTCTATTCCGCAGAGCAAATACAATCCGGAAGCGCTGTTAAGCGAACTGCCGCCGCCTAAGCGTCTAACCCGCCCACGCTCCGGCAATGGTCCGCGTCGTTCAGGTGGCGCGCCGCGTAATCGTCGTCGTTCAGGTTAA
- the rho gene encoding transcription termination factor Rho has protein sequence MNLTELKNTPVSELITLGENMGLENQARMRKQDIIFAILKQHAKSGEDIFGDGVLEILQDGFGFLRSADSSYLAGPDDIYVSPSQIRRFNLRTGDTISGKIRPPKEGERYFALLKVNEVNFDKPENSRNKILFENLTPLHANSRLRMERGNGSTEDLTARVLDLASPIGRGQRGLIVAPPKAGKTMLLQNIAQSIAYNHPDCVLMVLLIDERPEEVTEMQRLVKGEVVASTFDEPASRHVQVAEMVIEKAKRLVEHKKDVIILLDSITRLARAYNTVVPASGKVLTGGVDANALHRPKRFFGAARNVEEGGSLTIIATALIDTGSKMDEVIYEEFKGTGNMELHLSRKIAEKRVFPAIDYNRSGTRKEELLTTQEELQKMWILRKIIHPMGEIDAMEFLINKLAMTKTNDDFFDMMKRS, from the coding sequence ATGAATCTTACCGAATTAAAGAATACGCCGGTTTCTGAGCTGATCACTCTCGGCGAAAATATGGGGCTGGAAAACCAGGCTCGTATGCGCAAGCAGGACATCATTTTCGCCATCCTGAAGCAGCACGCTAAGAGTGGCGAAGATATCTTTGGCGACGGTGTGCTGGAGATATTGCAAGACGGATTTGGTTTCCTCCGCTCTGCAGACAGCTCCTACCTCGCCGGCCCTGACGACATCTACGTATCCCCCAGCCAAATCCGCCGTTTCAACCTCCGCACTGGTGACACCATTTCAGGTAAGATTCGTCCTCCTAAAGAGGGTGAACGCTACTTTGCGCTGTTGAAAGTCAATGAAGTTAACTTCGACAAACCGGAAAACTCGCGTAATAAGATCCTCTTTGAGAACTTAACGCCGCTGCACGCGAACTCTCGCCTGCGCATGGAGCGTGGTAACGGTTCTACTGAAGACTTAACCGCGCGTGTTCTGGATCTGGCCTCACCAATTGGTCGCGGCCAGCGTGGTTTGATTGTGGCACCGCCAAAAGCGGGTAAAACCATGCTGCTGCAGAACATCGCGCAGAGCATTGCCTATAACCACCCAGACTGCGTGCTGATGGTGCTGCTGATTGACGAACGTCCGGAAGAAGTGACCGAGATGCAGCGTCTGGTTAAAGGTGAAGTGGTTGCTTCTACCTTCGACGAACCGGCATCTCGCCACGTTCAGGTTGCGGAAATGGTTATCGAGAAGGCGAAACGCCTGGTTGAGCACAAGAAAGACGTGATCATCCTGCTTGACTCCATCACCCGTCTGGCGCGTGCCTACAACACCGTGGTTCCGGCGTCTGGTAAAGTGCTGACCGGTGGTGTGGATGCTAACGCCCTGCATCGTCCGAAACGCTTCTTCGGTGCCGCGCGTAACGTGGAAGAGGGCGGCAGCCTGACCATCATCGCGACGGCGCTGATCGATACCGGTTCTAAAATGGACGAAGTGATTTACGAAGAATTTAAAGGTACAGGTAACATGGAACTGCACCTTTCTCGTAAAATCGCTGAAAAACGCGTCTTCCCGGCTATCGACTACAACCGTTCCGGTACCCGTAAAGAAGAGCTGCTCACCACGCAGGAAGAGCTGCAGAAAATGTGGATCCTGCGCAAAATCATCCATCCAATGGGTGAAATTGACGCGATGGAGTTCCTCATTAATAAACTGGCGATGACCAAAACCAACGACGATTTCTTCGACATGATGAAACGCTCGTAA
- the gppA gene encoding guanosine-5'-triphosphate,3'-diphosphate diphosphatase: MLSSTSLYAAIDLGSNSFHMLVVREVAGSIQTLTRIKRKVRLAAGLSSDNHLSPEAMERGWQCLRLFAERLQDIPHAQITVVATATLRLAVNAVDFIARAQEILGCPVQIISGEEEARLIYQGVAHTTGGDDRRLVVDIGGASTELVTGTGAQATSLFSLSMGCVTWLERYFTDRNLAKENFDEAENAAREVLRPVMDELRYHGWKVCVGASGTVQALQEIMMAQGMDERITLAKLQQLKQRAIQCGRLEELEIEGLTLERALVFPSGLAILIAIFTELNIQCMTLAGGALREGLVYGMLHLSVDQDIRSRTLRNVQRRFMVDIDQAGRVSQLASRFADQVANVWDLDHLCRDLLLSACALHEVGLSIDFKQAPAHAAYLVRNLDLPGYTPAQKKLLATLLLNQTNAVDLSSLHQQNAVPPRVAEHLCRLLRLAILFASRRRDDLLPAINLVADDEKLSLTLPENWIDRHPLGAEMIEQECQWQSYVHWVLEVK; this comes from the coding sequence ATGCTCAGCTCCACCTCGCTTTATGCGGCAATTGATCTCGGTTCGAATAGTTTTCATATGCTGGTTGTGCGCGAGGTGGCGGGAAGCATACAAACGCTGACGCGCATCAAGCGCAAGGTCCGCCTCGCTGCGGGCCTGAGCAGTGACAATCACCTCTCGCCTGAAGCCATGGAACGTGGCTGGCAGTGTCTGCGGCTCTTTGCCGAACGTCTTCAGGATATCCCGCACGCCCAAATCACCGTGGTCGCCACTGCGACACTCCGCCTGGCGGTTAACGCTGTGGATTTCATTGCCAGAGCGCAGGAAATTCTGGGTTGTCCGGTACAGATTATCAGCGGTGAAGAAGAAGCTCGCCTGATTTACCAGGGCGTTGCGCACACCACGGGAGGTGACGATCGCCGTCTGGTGGTGGATATCGGTGGTGCCAGTACCGAGCTTGTGACCGGTACCGGCGCGCAGGCAACGTCGCTGTTCAGCCTGTCGATGGGCTGCGTGACCTGGCTTGAGCGCTACTTTACCGATCGGAATCTGGCGAAAGAGAACTTCGACGAGGCAGAAAACGCCGCGCGCGAAGTGTTACGCCCGGTGATGGACGAGCTGCGCTATCACGGCTGGAAAGTCTGCGTGGGTGCCTCGGGTACCGTGCAGGCTCTGCAGGAAATCATGATGGCGCAAGGAATGGACGAGCGGATTACGCTTGCCAAGCTTCAGCAGCTAAAACAGCGCGCCATTCAGTGTGGACGCCTGGAAGAGCTGGAAATTGAAGGCCTGACGCTGGAACGCGCACTGGTCTTCCCGAGCGGGCTGGCTATTCTTATCGCTATTTTCACCGAACTGAACATCCAGTGTATGACCCTGGCCGGCGGCGCGCTGCGCGAAGGTCTGGTCTACGGGATGTTACATCTTTCGGTCGATCAGGATATCCGCAGCCGTACTCTGCGCAATGTGCAGCGTCGTTTTATGGTTGATATCGATCAGGCCGGACGCGTATCGCAGCTGGCGTCACGCTTCGCCGATCAGGTCGCTAACGTCTGGGATCTTGACCATCTGTGCCGGGATTTACTGCTGAGCGCCTGCGCGCTACATGAAGTGGGGCTGAGCATTGATTTTAAGCAGGCACCGGCTCATGCAGCGTATCTGGTGCGAAACCTTGATCTACCGGGCTATACGCCCGCGCAGAAAAAGCTGCTGGCAACGCTGCTGCTGAACCAGACCAATGCCGTCGATCTCTCCTCTTTGCATCAGCAAAACGCCGTACCGCCGCGCGTAGCCGAGCATCTGTGCCGCCTGCTGCGTCTGGCTATCCTCTTTGCCAGCCGCCGCCGCGATGATTTGCTGCCAGCCATTAATCTGGTGGCCGATGACGAGAAGCTTTCGCTGACGCTGCCGGAGAACTGGATTGATCGTCACCCGTTAGGGGCCGAGATGATCGAACAGGAGTGCCAGTGGCAGAGCTACGTGCACTGGGTGCTGGAAGTAAAGTAA
- the wecA gene encoding UDP-N-acetylglucosamine--undecaprenyl-phosphate N-acetylglucosaminephosphotransferase: MNLFTAVTELISIFLFTTCFLFIARKVAKRIGLVDKPNFRKRHQGLIPLVGGISVYAGICFTFGIADYYIPHAALYIACAGVLVLVGALDDRFDIAVKIRATVQAAIGVVMMVVGGLYLRSLGYVFGPWELVLGPFGFFLTLFAVWAAINAFNMVDGIDGLLGGLSSVSFAAIGIILWFDGQYSLAMWCFAMIAAILPYILLNLGVLGRRYKVFMGDAGSTLIGFTVIWILLETTQGQTHPISPVTALWIIAIPLMDMVAIMYRRLRKGMSPFSPDRQHIHHLIMRAGFTSRQAFVLITLAAAILAAIGVAAEYSHIIPEWVMLALFLLAFFLYGYCIKRAWKVARFIKRLKRRMRRNSGKNTTLTK; the protein is encoded by the coding sequence GTGAATCTATTCACTGCCGTTACTGAACTGATCAGTATTTTTTTATTCACAACCTGTTTTTTGTTCATTGCACGCAAGGTGGCAAAACGAATAGGGTTGGTGGATAAACCTAATTTTCGTAAACGCCATCAAGGTCTTATTCCTTTAGTCGGCGGAATTTCTGTTTACGCAGGGATTTGCTTCACGTTTGGAATTGCCGACTATTATATTCCGCATGCCGCCCTGTACATTGCCTGCGCCGGTGTCCTGGTGTTAGTCGGGGCTCTTGATGACCGATTCGATATCGCGGTGAAAATACGCGCCACCGTTCAGGCGGCCATTGGCGTGGTGATGATGGTTGTGGGTGGACTGTATCTGCGAAGCCTCGGCTATGTGTTTGGCCCCTGGGAGTTAGTCCTGGGTCCATTTGGCTTCTTCCTGACACTCTTTGCCGTCTGGGCGGCAATCAATGCTTTCAACATGGTGGATGGCATTGACGGCCTGCTCGGTGGGTTGTCATCCGTCTCGTTCGCCGCTATCGGCATTATTTTATGGTTTGATGGTCAGTACAGTCTGGCAATGTGGTGTTTTGCCATGATTGCCGCCATTCTGCCTTATATCCTCTTAAACCTCGGTGTGCTGGGCCGTCGCTATAAAGTCTTTATGGGAGACGCGGGCAGTACGCTGATTGGTTTTACGGTTATCTGGATCCTGCTAGAAACCACACAAGGTCAAACCCATCCGATAAGTCCCGTAACCGCGCTGTGGATTATTGCCATTCCATTAATGGATATGGTGGCGATTATGTATCGCCGCCTGCGCAAAGGGATGAGTCCTTTCTCTCCTGACCGCCAACACATTCATCACCTCATCATGCGTGCGGGTTTTACTTCTCGTCAGGCGTTTGTGCTGATTACTCTGGCCGCCGCTATTTTGGCCGCAATTGGTGTGGCTGCAGAATATTCTCATATTATTCCTGAGTGGGTTATGTTGGCATTATTCTTGCTGGCATTTTTCCTGTACGGCTACTGCATTAAGCGCGCATGGAAAGTGGCGCGTTTTATTAAACGTCTTAAACGCAGGATGCGTCGTAACAGTGGCAAAAATACAACATTAACTAAGTAA